In the genome of Candidatus Ornithobacterium hominis, the window TTACGTTCTTACTCCAAATTCTACCAGTGAAATTGAAAGTTCGCATCATCATCAGTCATCTGCTGCTGATAATAAAAACATTCCAATTCCGCCTCAGGAAAATAATAAAACTCCTCAGAATGAAAGCTTAGCGGTATTTATTACGGAATTTGAGCCCAAAGATTTTGTTTTTATTACGAAGGGAACTTTCGATTTTAAAAAAAGGCAAAATCTCTTGGCTGAAAAAAATTTAGCTGACCTAAATGATGAAATATTTGCTGAGCTTGAGCTAGAAAAAGCGAATGTGACTGAAGAAAAAGAGAAAGCCAAAAAACTTCAAAAATTCTATTTAGCTGGCTACTCAGGCAGTTGGAATGTTTTCAATCAATCATCTCCATTGGTTTCCAGTGATTTTAAAGATTTCGGCAGAGAGTCCAAAAATTCATTGGAATTTGGTCTCCTCTTCACGTTTTCTCCAGCATCAGGCTGGGAATTTTCAAGTGGAATAGGTCTTTTAGATATCACTCAGCAAACCAAAAAAGCTCCTATTCAGTTAGCCTATTTTATAAATAAAGTCAAGGTTGATAATCGCATTAGCTCTTCGCAAACGCATTCACCTGATGAGCTGAAACAAAGCTTAAATGAATTAAACTCTTCCACGCAAAGCTTAAACCATTCATTATCAGGCGTTTTAAATCAAGATTTAAGATATATTCAAATTCCTGTAGAGCTTGCCTATCGCTTTTTTAATTCAAAAAGGTGGAATTTCAACATTGTCGCTGGCTCTAATCTACTTTTTTTGCAAAAAAATGATATTCAACTGAAATATTTAGAAAAAGAAAAATCACTCCAGTTGCCTGATACAAAGGAACGTTTTTCTTACAATTTAAAAATCGGTTCTAAAATTAATTATCAAATCACATCTCAATTTGGCCTTTATCTTCAGCCAGAGATGGCACATTTCATTTCATCTTCCAGCGAAACTCAGTCTAACCTTCTATTTGGCATCAAAACTGGAATTTTCTTAGGATTCTAATTTTTTTTAAAGGCTTAGATTTTTTTTTAATATAAAATCCAAACAGGCTTAAAAAATTTTATCTTCGCAGTCTATGGAAAACATTTTTCGGCTAGACCAACTATCGGTACATTACGTGGGCAACAAGCACAAAGATGAATCTTTGATTCTATCAGACACGCCCATTCTGCACGAAGAAGAACTCTTCTCTCAACTTTCAGCCTTTTTTTTAAAGCCCTTTAAAAGAGAAGAACTTTTTCATCTTTTTCATGAAAACTCATTGGAATTCAATGAAGTACACCAAATTGCGAAAGCCATTTTTTCTGAACCCGAAAAGTTACACCTATATGCGCGAGATTTAGCCACGCATTTGTACCAAAATTGTGCACATCCCAAAATCAAAGGCGGTGAGTTCTTTGTAGCTTATTTTCCTAAGGCCTCTATTTTGGGTGAAGATTGTGCCGCCATCGGGCTCTTTAAAACAGAGAATAAGGAAACCTTCTTCCAAGTTGAGAATCAAGAACATGACTTCAATGTTTCTGTACAAAAAGGGATTTATTTTAATAAACTAGATAAGGCTTGCTTGATTTACAACACTCAAGAAGAAAATGGTTTCTTGACGGAGGTTGTAGATAAAACCAATCAAAACATGGAGGCGCTCTACTGGGTTGATGATTTTTTGCAAGTTAGGCCCTGTGAGAACTCTTATTTTTCTACCGAAAGTACAATGACGCTTTACAAAAACTTTGTAGACGAACGCCTGCCTGAGGAGTTTGATGTGAACAAAATAGACCAAGCCGATTTGCTCAATAAAAGCATGGACTTCTTTAATGAAAATGAGGCTTTTGAAAGCAAACTTTTTCATCAGCAAGTTCTGCAACAACCTGAATTGATTGAAAGTTTTGAGGCTTATAAACTTGAATATGAATCAGACCGAAACATTACATTGCAAGAAAATTTTGGCATTCACCCTTCTGCGGTGAAAAAACAAAAGAGAGTGTACAAAAGTGTGATAAAATTAGACAAAAATTTTCACATTTATGTGCATGGTGACCGCTCTAAAATCATAAAAGATGAAGATAGCCAAGGGAAATTTTACAAAATTTACTTTCAAGAAGAAAACTAAGTATCTATTTATTTTCCTCATAAAAACTTGTAATTCAAGCTATTTCAATTCTTTTGAATAAAAGGGTGAAATTTTTTTAAAGGCTTAAAATTTCTTTATTGAAAAATTATAGAATCAATCTAAATTAAAAACTAAATATAAGAATTGGCATAGATATTTCAAGCTTTCTCAATAATTCATTAGAATTCCATTAAATTTGCAACTATTAAAAAATTAGAATATATGACATTTGATATTGAAATGATCAAAAAGGTATATGATCGCATCAAAGAACGTGTAGATAAAGCCCGTGAAGTGACTGGAAGACCTTTGACTCACGCAGAAAAAATTCTCTACAGCCACTTATCACAAGGAAATGCAACAGAGGAATACCAACGTGGCTCTTCTTATGTAAACTTTGACCCCGATAGGATTGCTTGCCAAGATGCTACTGCTCAAATGGTATTGCTCCAGTTCATGCAAGCAGGCAAAGATAAAGTAGCCGTGCCTACGACGGTGCATTGCGACCACTTGATTCAAGCCAAGCAAGGTGCTTCTAAAGATTTACAAGAAGCGATGAATCAATCTTCTGAAGTTTTTAAATTTTTAGAATCTGTTTCTAATAAATATGGAATTGGCTTTTGGAAGCCAGGTGCTGGGATTATACACCAAGTAGTGTTAGAAAATTATGCTTTCCCAGGAGGAATGATGATTGGTACCGATTCTCACACGCCCAACGCTGGCGGGTTGGGCATGGTTGCCATTGGTGTAGGTGGCGCTGATGCCGTAGATGTAATGGCTGGAATGCCTTGGGAATTGAAATTCCCAAAATTAATCGGTGTTAAATTAACTGGCTCTCTCAACGGATGGACTGCCCCAAAAGATGTTATCTTAAAAGTAGCTGATATTTTGACCGTAAAAGGAGGGACTGGTGCGATTGTAGAATATTTTGGCGAAGGAGCTAAATCTTTATCATGCACAGGTAAAGGTACTATTTGTAACATGGGTGCAGAGATTGGAGCTACTTGCTCTACCTTTGGCTATGATGATAGTATGGAGCGTTATTTACGTGCTACCGAACGAGGCGATATTGCCGATGCCGCCAATGAAATCAAAGAATACCTGACGGGAGACCAAGAGGTTTATGACAACCCAGAAAAATATTTTGACCAAGTGATTGAAATCAATTTAGATGAATTGAAACCGCATTTAAATGGTCCTTTCACGCCTGATTTAGCTACGGAAATCGGAGAAAATATGACCAAAAAAGCCAACGAAAACGATTGGCCATTGGCTGTAGAGTGGGGATTAATTGGCTCGTGCACCAACTCTTCTTACGAAGATTTAACTCGTGCAGAGTCTATTGCACGTCAAGCGGTAGAAAAGAAATTAAAGCCAAAAGCTGAGTTTGGTCTCAACCCAGGGTCTGAGCAAATCAGATTTACGGCAGAGAGGGATGGCTTGCTACAAACTTTTGAAAATTTAGGAGTAACTATTTTCACCAATGCTTGTGGCCCTTGTATCGGCCAATGGGCACGATACAAAGACCCTAAATCTGCTCCAAAAAATTCTATTGTTCACTCATTCAACCGAAATTTCGCAAAGAGAGCTGACGGGAATCCCAATACACATGCCTTTGTAGGCTCGCCAGAAATGGTCGCTGCTATTGCTATTTCTGGGCGATTAGATTTTGACCCCACCAAAGATACATTAACGAATGCTGACGGCGAAGAAGTAAGGTTTGACCCACCAACGGGCATTGAACTTCCAGAGAGAGGTTTTGATGTAGAAAATTTAGGGTATCAAGCACCACATGAAGATGGATCTAGCGTAGAGGTAATCATTGACCCTCAATCTGATAGACTTCAATTATTAGAATCTTTTGAACCGATTGGAGCAGATGTAAAAAATGCTAAATTATTGATAAAAGCACACGGGAAATGCACTACAGACCATATTTCTATGGCTGGGCCGTGGTTGAGATTCCGTGGGCATTTAGATAATATTTCTAACAATATGTTGATTGGTGCAGTAAATGCTTTCAACATGAAAACCAATTTGGTGAAAAACCAATTAACAGGTGAATATGGTGAAGTTCCTGCAACTCAGCGTGATTACAAAGCAAAAGGCGTCCCAACCATAGTGGTAGGGGATCACAATTATGGCGAAGGTTCTTCTCGTGAACATGCCGCTATGGAACCTCGGCATCTCGGCGTAGTTGCAGTCATTGTGAAATCTTTTGCCCGAATCCATGAAACCAATTTGAAAAAACAAGGAATGCTCGGCTTGACTTTTGCCAATGAGAATGATTATGATTTAATTCAAGAAGATGATACATTCAATTTCTTAGATTTAGATCAATTCACTGAAGGAAAACCTTTGCATCTAGAAATAGTACATGCGGATGGCTCTAAAGATGAAATTGAATTAAATCACACTTACAACGCTAATCAAATCGAATGGTATAAAGAAGGCTCTGCCCTGAATGTAATAAAAAAAGAAAATGCAAAATAATTTTAGTTTTCTCTAAAGTTTAAAAAAAATCCGATGAAATTTCTATTCTTCATCGGATTTTTATTTTTTAAGCCTTAAATATTTTTAATTTTTTTTAAATATTTTCTTTCATCTCTGCTGTAAGTTGCTCCAGAAAATTTGTTAAAGGTTTTTTCGCCATCATTTCAATCATTGGGTTAAATTCACCTATAAAGTCAATGTAAGCTTGCGAGTTTCCTCCCGTAGATTCTATATTAACTTTCATTCGATAATTTAAATTATTCGTTGGACTTTCAAATAAAATAAAATCAGGTTCTTGTTTTTCTCTGAGCTTCAAGCCCACTTTTGGCATCCCTTTCAGTTGAAAAGCAAAGCCTTCTCCACTCTCATGCAAGCTAAATTCAGTATTCTCTGGCATGAGATTTTCATAATTTCTTAAATCAGACAAGAAATCAAACAATTCTTTTTGACTTTTATGAGACGGAATTTTTTCACTTTCAAATTTCATTAATTTTTATTTTATATCTTAGATTAAATTTCTAAGCCTAAATGTACAAAGTTTTTATCAATCAGCATTTCATCAGCTTTTCTAATGCCATAGAACCAAGCAAAAATACCACCAATGTTATTGAAAATGATGTAGAGGTAATTTTAGAACATTTTCACTCTCTGCAAAACGAAAATAATCCTGAAGTTAACGGAATTCATTTTATTTGTAAAAATCCTGAAAAAGTTTTTAAAAATTTTAAAAAGGTTTTTAAGCACATCAAAGCAGCTGGTGGTATGGTTTTTAATCAAAAAGAAGAACTCTTGCTAATTTTCAGAAACGGAAAATGGGATTTACCTAAAGGGAAATTAGAAAAAAAAGAGAAAAAGAAAAAGGCTGCGATACGAGAAGTGGAAGAAGAATGCGGCGTTTTTGGTTTAAGCATTACAAGAAAATTAATGAAAACCTACCATATCTATTCGCTCAAAAATGAACTGATTTTTAAGACTACCCATTGGTATCGAATGGAGACGTGCTATAACAACGGATTGACTCCACAGACTGAGGAGGGAATAGAGAAAGTCATTTGGGCTAATGAAAAAGAAATTTCTAAAGCCTTAGAAAATACGTATGATAATATTTCACTTTTGCTTAGAAAATATACCAAATAATTAAAACTCTATTTAAACAAATTCTAAATATTTTTTAAGGCTTAAAAAAAGTTTATTTATTTGAGGTGAATAATAATTTTTTGATTCCCGCTGTGTTTAAATGAAGCTTTTTTGAATGTCGGTGCTGAAATCAAGCTTCGTGCATCGTTAGAAAATCCATATTTTTCTTTGGGCCCGAGCATTCCTATATCCATTTTCCCATTATTATTCTCATCGTGCAAAACGGCCACAGCATAAATTCCCTTAGGTACGTTCTTAAACCTGTGCTGAATGATATTTTCTTCAGGTTCCAACTGCACAGTCATGAATTCATTCTCGTGTGGGAAACCTTTCTCTGAATTGAATAATGCAATCAATACTTTCCCTTTTTTAGATTTAATATTTTTAATTTCTACGGATAGGTGAGCTGTCTGAGCTTGAGTTATTATAACAAAAAGTGTTAAGATTAGCGATATGAAATTTTTCATACCTTCCTTTTATCTAAAAATATGCCATAGGATTTGCAAATCTTTTTTTAGGAAAAAATTAAAAAAGGCTTCAAAAAAAATTCTGAAGCCTTCAAAAAAATTACTATGAAAATTTTACACCAACATGGATAAAGGTGTCTCTAGGTATTGTTTTAGTGTTTTCAGGTACAAACTTCCCGTAGCTCCATCCACCGTTCTATGGTCACAAGCCAACGTTAGTTTCATGGTATGCCCCACTACGATAGCACCATTTCTCACAACTGGTTTTTCTACAATGGAACCAACAGAAAGAATACAACTATTTGGTTGATTGATGATTGATGTGAAACTTTCTATCCCGTAAGATCCTAAATTTGAAACAGTAAAGGTAGACCCCTCCATCTCATCAGCTTTTATTTTTTTGTCACGAGCTCTACCAGCAAAATCTCTAATTTCAGCACTGATGCGAGTCATTGATTTTAAGTCCGTGTTTTTAACGACAGGAACTACTAAGCCGTCTGGCACAGCAACCGCTACTCCAATATTTATATCGCCATGCAGTAGCATTTCATTATCATTCCACGTGCTATTGATTTGAGGATGTTTACGCAATGCCATTGCAACTGCTTTTACCACAATATCATTAAATGAAATTTTGACATCGGGCAGGCTATTGATTTGTTTTCTTGCAGCCATGGCATTCTCCATATCTACTTCCACATTTAAGTAGTAGTGAGGTGCTGTAAATTTACTTTCAGAAAGACGTTTTGCTATAACTTTTCTCATTTGAGAATTCGGTAGAACTTTATCTTCTGCGGTAGAGGCAAACACTTCAGGACTCAACTCATTATTTTGAGTATTTTCTCTGCCAGCTTGATCTTTACTTGGTTGATAGGCTTCTATGTCTTTTTTAATGATTCTACCTTTATCTCCCGAGCCTTCAATTTTTGAAATATCATAGCCTTTTTCTTCTGCTAACTTTTTAGCCAAAGGGGAAATAAAAATTCTTTTACTTTCTTTATTACTTTCAGAAGCAGGAGCACTTGATTTCCCCGCCTGTTGCTCAGTAGGCTTTTCTTGTTTTGGTTCAGATTTTTCAGTTTTTTGAGCTCGCTTCCCTCCATTTTCTACAATGGAAGAAACGTCCGTTCCTTCTGGACCAATAATCGCTAATATGGAATCTACTGGAGCAGATTTACCTTCTTCTACCCCAATATAAAGCAAAGTTCCTTCCACATCGGTTTCAAACTCCTGCACAGCTTTATCAGTCTCGATTTCTGCTAAGATATCACCATAGGATACTTTATCTCCTACTTTTTTATTCCACGACTCTACTTTACCTTCTTCCATAGTATCGCTCAAACGCGGCATATTGATGACAGTCACCTCATCTGGAATTTCTGCAGAATCATCTGATTTTTTTTGAGCATCATTTGTATCCTTTGTATCTTTATCAGAAGTTTCCTCTTTATTTTGATTAGATTCGTTTGATTTTTCTCCACCTTGAATCAAATCACTAATATCCTCTCCTTCATCTCCAATAATGGCCAAAATAGAGTCTACTTGAGCTGCTTGCCCTTCTTCTACGCCAATGTATAGAAGAGTTCCCTCCACATCGGTTTCAAACTCCTGCACAGCTTTATCAGTCTCGATTTCTGCTAAGATGTCACCATACGATACTTTATCTCCTACTTTTTTATTCCACGACTCTACTTTACCTTCTTCCATGGTATCGCTTAAGCGTGGCATTTTGATTACTTCTGCCATTATTTTTGATTTTCAATTTTGTCTAAAAAAGGATAATTCTCTTGCTCATAAACCATATCATAAATCTGATTTGCTGATGGGAATTCAGAATTTTCAGCAAATTCAGCACACTCTTCTACCCGTTCGATTACTTTATCTAAAGTTTGATTCAATTCTTCCTCCGTTGCCCAGTTATTCTCTAAAATTCTATTTTTCACAATCCCGATAGGGTCTTCATCTTTAAACTGATTCACCTCATCTTTTGAGCGGTAAGGCTCTGCATCAGACATTGAATGACCTCGATAACGGTATGTCTTAATATCTAAGAAAGTAGGCCCATCGCCTCGCCTAGCTCTTTCAATAGCTTCAGTCGCAGCTTCTGCTACTTTTACTGGGTCCATACCATCAACAGGCGCCGAAGGCATTTCGTAGCCGTGGGCTAATTTATAAATATCCTCATGATTTGCCGTTCTCTTTACCGAAGTTCCCATCGCATATTGGTTATTCTCACAAATGAAAACCACTGGCAACTTCCAATTCATTGCCATATTGAAGGTTTCGTGCAAAGAACCTTGCCTTGTTGCACCATCGCCCATCAAACAAATCGTCACAGCCTCTCGTTCAAAATATTTATCTGCAAAAGCAATACCAGCCCCCAAAGCGATTTGCCCACCTACAATTCCATGGCCTCCGTAGAAGTTATGTTCTTTGCTAAAAACGTGCATCGAACCTCCCATGCCATGTGAAGTCCCATCCACTTTCCCAAATAGTTCTGCCATGATGCGTTTAGGATCTACCCCCATCGCCATTGGCAAAACGTGACAACGATAAGCGGTAATCATTTTATCTTTTTCTAAATCCATCACATGTGCAAGACCTGCTGGAATCGCCTCTTGCCCATTGTACAAGTGCAAAAAACCCCTGATTTTCTGCTTTAAATATAATGATCTACATTTGTCCTCAAATCTTCTCCAAAAGGACATCTCCTCAAACCAATTTAAATAAGTTTCTTTCGTTATTTCTTTCATATACTAATTAAAAAAATCAGACAGAATTTTGCCCGTTTAATATTCTCTTACAAAAATACAGTTTATCGCTCAAAAGAACAAAAAACTAAAAAAACTAAATTAATCTTGAGCTATCAAAGTAAAATGGAAGTAAATCCCCTGTACTTTCTACCCTAATAAATTTATTTTTTTCGCCTTGAAAAATAATTTCTATCGGCTGGTTTTGCTGAACTTCATATTCTAAAATACTTTGACGACAAGCACCGCAAGGTGCCACAGCCGAGTCGTCTTTTTCCCGATTGGTAAAAATAGCGATTTTTAATATTTTATCCTCAGGACAAAGTGCTTTCGCACTAAATACCGCTACCCGCTCAGCACATAAACCCGATGGATAGGCGGCATTTTCTTGATTATTTCCTGTTATAATTTCTCCATTTTCTAACAAGACTGCTGCTCCTACTTTAAATTTACTATAAGGTGCATATGCTTTTTCCATGCTTGATTTTGCTATTTCAATGATTTCTTGAGTTTTAGGGGTTAAATCCTCAAAAATTTCATTAAAAAATTTAATTTCTCTTTTCATAAATCACGCTGAATTTTTAAGTAAAGATAAGCAATCCTTTGCTTTCATTTTTTTTTATCTATTTCGATTTTATTATCTTGTGAAAAAAACTAAATATGCTGGTTAAAACTTACGGAAGTGCAATTTATGGTATTGATGCTTATCTGATTACTATTGAAGTCAATATTGATAAAGGGGCAGGTTATCATTTAGTCGGTTTGCCTGATAATGCTATTCGCGAAAGTTCTCACCGCATCAACACGGCGCTTAATAATGCTGGATACAAAGTTCCTAGAAAAAAGATTATCATAAATATGGCTCCAGCAGATGTGAGAAAAGAAGGCTCTGCCTATGACTTAACAATTGCTATGGGAATTTTAGCCGCTTCTGAACAAATTAAAGCTGATAATATTGGGAGCTATATTATTATGGGAGAACTCTCCCTCGATGGCAGCTTACTACCCATCAAAGGAGTTTTACCCATCGCTATCCAAGCACGTAAAGACGGGTTCAAAGGGATTATACTCCCGCAAGAAAACGCCAAAGAGGCTGCCGTCGTGAATAATTTAGAGGTTTACGCCGCAGAAAACATTTCACAAGTTATCGATTTTTTTGAAAAAAAGAAGGAGCTAAAATTAGTTGAATTCAATACTCGTGAAAAATTTTATGAAAGCTTACAAAATTTCCCCTTTGACTTTGCTGATGTCAAAGGTCAAGAAAATGTGAAGAGAGCACTTGAAATTGCTGCTGCTGGAGGCCACAATATCCTACTCATCGGCCCGCCAGGAAGTGGCAAAACCATGCTTGCTAAGAGAATCTCAAGTATTTTACCCCCATTAACTTTACACGAAGCGCTAGAAACCACCAAAATTCATTCCGTAGCAGGTAAATTATCCAAAAATTCAGCTTTGATGACCCACCGCCCTTTCACTTCACCACATCACACAACTTCTGATGTTGCCTTGGTAGGAGGCGGAAGTTATCCCCAACCAGGAGAAATTTCTTTGGCACACAATGGCGTCTTATTTTTAGACGAGCTACCTGAGTTCCAGCGTAGCGTATTAGAAGTTATGCGGCAACCGCTAGAAGACCGTGAAGTGACTATCGCCCGAGCTAAATTTACGGTCACTTACCCGGCAAGTTTTATGTTGGTCGCCTCGATGAATCCAAGCCCGAGCGGATTTTTCCCTGATGACCCGCAGAACACTTCTTCTCCAGCAGAAATGCAAAGGTATATGAATAAAATCAGTGGTCCTCTGCTCGACCGTATTGATTTACACATTGAGGTTACTCCAGTTCCTTTTGAGCATCTTTCAGCCGAACGAAACGGTGAAAAAAGTGAGGTCATTAGAGCTCGTGTGACCGAGGCTCGAAAACTACAAGAAATTCGCTTTCAAGATTTAGGACATGTGCATTACAATGCACAGATGGGGCCAAAGCAATTGGATGATTTCTGCCAGTTGGGGACTGATTCCATTGAACTCATCAAAAATGCTATGGAAAAACTAAATCTCTCGGCTCGTGCTTACGATCGAATTCTACGTGTCGCTCGAACTATTGCAGATCTAGACAAACAGCAAAATATTGCTACTCATCATTTGGCTGAAGCAATACAATATCGTAGCTTAGACCGTGAAGGTTTTTTAAGGTAACTCTTGGTGTATGGTGAAAGCAATATTAAAAATTTCAGACATTCAACCTATCAAAATGATGTGCAGTTTTAGATTTTAATTACTCCCTTGGGGCATTCCTCTTTTAGGTGAAGTGAATTCTTCTTTTATAATTTATGCATATAATTTATGCGACATTTAGAATTCTGAATCCCCTATAATCACACATTTGGTTGCTTTTTTCTTCCTAATTGATTCTCTTTAACTCTTGAACTTTCCATACAACAACTAAGTGCTAACAACCTGTAAAGAATTTTAGGTTTAATTTTTGTAGTTGATTTCAAAAATTTAATGATTTATGGAAAATTTGAAAGATAAAGTAGTTTACATCACAGGGGGAACTCACGGCATTGGTTTTGGCGTAGCCAAAGTTTTACTGTCTAAAGGTATGCGTGTTGCAATTTCTGGAAGAAGACAAGAGGATGCTGAGGAAGCTGCAAAAAAAATAACCAGCGATGAAAATCGGGTTCTTGGCGTTGCTTCTGATGTGACTGATTTTGAAAACGAGAAGACTGCTATTGCTAAAATTGTAGAAAAATTTGGCCAGCTGGATGTCGTTTTGGCTAATGCGGGCGTTGGCCATTTTGCTCCCATTTATGAATTGAAAAATGAAGATTGGAAACAGATGATTGATACAAATTTGACAGGAGCTTTCCATACACTGAAGGCAAGCTTTGAAGCCTTAAAAAAGTCTGAAGGCTATTACATTACGCTCGCTAGTTTAGCTGGAACTAATTTCTTCGAAAACGGGGCTGGTTATAATGCGTCTAAGTTTGGTGTAGTTGGATTTACACAGGCGGCAATGCTGGATTTACGCTCGCATAACATCAAAGTTTCCACTATTATGCCTGGCTCTGTAGCTTCACAGTTCAATAATCATGTGCCGAGTAGTTCTGATGATTGGAAAATTCAACCAGAAGACATTGGTGAATTGGTTTACGATTTATTGAAAATGCACCCTAGGACTCTTCCGAGCAAAATTGAAGTTCGCCCAACTCGACCAGATAAAAAATAATTTTTTAAGCCTTATAAAAAATAAATCAGCCGTTTTAAATTAAAGCGGCTGATTTTAATTAATATAAAGTTGAATTTCTTCATGGATTTTTAACCTAGAATAACGTAACGTCTTGTTTTTTACGACGTAAGATTTAATTCAAAGTAAATGGAAAATATATTACCACTCTTTACTTTCGTTTCAGAACTTTTTCAACTTTTTCAACAATATTTGTTTTGTCTATCCCGTATTTTTTCATCAATTCCATGGGAGTGGCACTTTCACCAAAACTATCATTTACGGCAACAAATTCCTGCGGAACAGGATGATTTTTAATTAAAAGCCTAGCAACACTCTCTCCCAATCCACCGAAAATATTATGCTCTTCTGCCGAGACTACACAACCTGTTTTCTCTACAGATTTTAAAATCAATTCATCATCCAAAGGTTTGATGGTATGGATGTTTAGAACTTCTGCTGAAATTCCTTTTTCTTCTAAAATAGCTTGTGCTTCGATAGCTTCCCAAACCAAATGCCCAGTTGCTACAATTGTCACATCATTTCCTTCTATCATTAGTTTCCCTTTACCTATCTCAAACTTCTCATCTTCTTTGGTGAAAATTGGCCAACTTGGTCTACCAAATCTCAAATACACTGGCCCATCAAATTCTGCAATTGCCATTGTTGCTATTTTGGTTTCGTTATAATCACAAGGGCAAATCACCGTCATCCCTGGGAGCATTTTCATCATCCCAATATCTTCTAAAACTTGGTGCGTAGCCCCGTCTTCACCCAAAGTCAGCCCAGCATGAGAGGCACAAATTTTTACATTTTTACCGCTATAAGCCACAGATTGGCGAATTTGGTCATAAACTCGGCTGGTCGAGAAGTTGGCAAATGTTCCTGTGAATGGGATTTTACCTGCAGTCGCTAATCCTGCTGCCATACCAATCATGTTAGCTTCAGCTATTCCTACTTGAAAAAATCGTTCGGGGAAGTTTTTTTCAAAATCATTCATCTTGAGTGAACCAGTTAAGTCTGCACACAAAGCCACAATATTGGGATTTTTTTTCGCGGCTTCTAACAGGCCATCTCCAAAGCCTGAACGTGTATCTTTTTTGTCTGTATATGTAAATTTCATTTTAATAATCGCTTAATTCTTCTAAAATATTTTGTTGTAAAGCTTTTTCTAGTTCGTCATCATTTGGAGCTTTCCCATGCCAAGCGTGCGTGCCCATCATATAATCTACCCCATGCCCCATTTCGGTATCTAGCAAAATTGCTACAGGTTTCCCTTTCCCTGTTTTAGCTTTAGCTGTATTTATCCCTTCATAAATAGCTTCCAAATCATTTCCTTTTTTCACATGAACTACATCCCACAAAAAAGCTTTGAGTTTAGCCTCTAAATCACCTAAATTCAACACATCTTTGGTATCTCCATCAATTTGCCGTCCATTGCGATCAATCGTCATGATGAGGTTATCAACCTTCTTTGCCCCTGCATACATCAGTGCTTCCCATATTTGCCCTTCTTGTAATTCACCATCACCTTGTAAAGTATAAACTAAATGCTGATCTCCGTCTAATTT includes:
- a CDS encoding outer membrane beta-barrel protein translates to MSFLSPNVKDKLKNNSASPPDESWVFIREKLDVNRFSKKKIWLVAASLFFIFFVGWWSFDFIQKHHKTHSLQQKNQAKISDFKIGNTEIEKKSKALKNYSDSIQSSSYVLTPNSTSEIESSHHHQSSAADNKNIPIPPQENNKTPQNESLAVFITEFEPKDFVFITKGTFDFKKRQNLLAEKNLADLNDEIFAELELEKANVTEEKEKAKKLQKFYLAGYSGSWNVFNQSSPLVSSDFKDFGRESKNSLEFGLLFTFSPASGWEFSSGIGLLDITQQTKKAPIQLAYFINKVKVDNRISSSQTHSPDELKQSLNELNSSTQSLNHSLSGVLNQDLRYIQIPVELAYRFFNSKRWNFNIVAGSNLLFLQKNDIQLKYLEKEKSLQLPDTKERFSYNLKIGSKINYQITSQFGLYLQPEMAHFISSSSETQSNLLFGIKTGIFLGF
- a CDS encoding nucleoid-associated protein — protein: MENIFRLDQLSVHYVGNKHKDESLILSDTPILHEEELFSQLSAFFLKPFKREELFHLFHENSLEFNEVHQIAKAIFSEPEKLHLYARDLATHLYQNCAHPKIKGGEFFVAYFPKASILGEDCAAIGLFKTENKETFFQVENQEHDFNVSVQKGIYFNKLDKACLIYNTQEENGFLTEVVDKTNQNMEALYWVDDFLQVRPCENSYFSTESTMTLYKNFVDERLPEEFDVNKIDQADLLNKSMDFFNENEAFESKLFHQQVLQQPELIESFEAYKLEYESDRNITLQENFGIHPSAVKKQKRVYKSVIKLDKNFHIYVHGDRSKIIKDEDSQGKFYKIYFQEEN
- a CDS encoding aconitate hydratase gives rise to the protein MTFDIEMIKKVYDRIKERVDKAREVTGRPLTHAEKILYSHLSQGNATEEYQRGSSYVNFDPDRIACQDATAQMVLLQFMQAGKDKVAVPTTVHCDHLIQAKQGASKDLQEAMNQSSEVFKFLESVSNKYGIGFWKPGAGIIHQVVLENYAFPGGMMIGTDSHTPNAGGLGMVAIGVGGADAVDVMAGMPWELKFPKLIGVKLTGSLNGWTAPKDVILKVADILTVKGGTGAIVEYFGEGAKSLSCTGKGTICNMGAEIGATCSTFGYDDSMERYLRATERGDIADAANEIKEYLTGDQEVYDNPEKYFDQVIEINLDELKPHLNGPFTPDLATEIGENMTKKANENDWPLAVEWGLIGSCTNSSYEDLTRAESIARQAVEKKLKPKAEFGLNPGSEQIRFTAERDGLLQTFENLGVTIFTNACGPCIGQWARYKDPKSAPKNSIVHSFNRNFAKRADGNPNTHAFVGSPEMVAAIAISGRLDFDPTKDTLTNADGEEVRFDPPTGIELPERGFDVENLGYQAPHEDGSSVEVIIDPQSDRLQLLESFEPIGADVKNAKLLIKAHGKCTTDHISMAGPWLRFRGHLDNISNNMLIGAVNAFNMKTNLVKNQLTGEYGEVPATQRDYKAKGVPTIVVGDHNYGEGSSREHAAMEPRHLGVVAVIVKSFARIHETNLKKQGMLGLTFANENDYDLIQEDDTFNFLDLDQFTEGKPLHLEIVHADGSKDEIELNHTYNANQIEWYKEGSALNVIKKENAK
- a CDS encoding DUF2141 domain-containing protein, whose product is MKNFISLILTLFVIITQAQTAHLSVEIKNIKSKKGKVLIALFNSEKGFPHENEFMTVQLEPEENIIQHRFKNVPKGIYAVAVLHDENNNGKMDIGMLGPKEKYGFSNDARSLISAPTFKKASFKHSGNQKIIIHLK
- a CDS encoding NUDIX hydrolase; translation: MYKVFINQHFISFSNAIEPSKNTTNVIENDVEVILEHFHSLQNENNPEVNGIHFICKNPEKVFKNFKKVFKHIKAAGGMVFNQKEELLLIFRNGKWDLPKGKLEKKEKKKKAAIREVEEECGVFGLSITRKLMKTYHIYSLKNELIFKTTHWYRMETCYNNGLTPQTEEGIEKVIWANEKEISKALENTYDNISLLLRKYTK